Genomic DNA from Kwoniella dendrophila CBS 6074 chromosome 7, complete sequence:
caaATGGTATTTATACTCTtccaaaatcatcttcgaaacatttcttttcctcttcatcaatcaaatcaacttcaacaacaacaatcttaACAAGATCTTATCCAATTAATACTTCTTTATATAAAAGACATTGTTCTTCACATTCACACTCTCACACAACTACTccattatcatataatcCAGAAATGTCCGTCTCACAAGGTGTTCAAATCCCACAAACTCAAACCGCTGCCGTCGTACCTGCAATTGGTCAAGATTTAGAAATCAGAAATCAACATCCAGtcaaacaagctaaagatttagCTCCAGGAGAATGTTTAGTCAAAATCTCACACACTGGTGTATGTCACACTGATTTACATGCTAAAGCTGGTGACTGGCCAATAAAACCTATGAACCCATTGATTGGTGGTCATGAAGGTGTTGGTACAATTGTCGCTATCGGTGCAAACACTTCAAACTCTCCAGTTCAATTAGGTGACAGAGTCGGTATTAAATGGATGGCAGATTCATGTCTTAACTGTGAATTCTGTAGAAGAGGTTTCGAAATGAGTAAGTATAGTTATCATCGCAATCCCTCTCCATCTTATCTCCTGATGCATGCTTAATAACATTTTGTCTTACCTTGGCTGATAACGTAAACCTTTCCTTATTCAATAGACTGTCCTAAAGTAAAATTATCCGGTTACACCGTTGATGGTACATTCTCCGAATACGTTGTTTCATACACCAACCACGTCACCCCTATCCCTAAAAACCTTGATTCAGCAGGTGCCGCTTCACTTTTATGTGCCGGTGTAACCACTTACAAAGGTTTGAAAGTATCCAACACCAAAGTTGGAGACTGGGTCGCTCTTCCaggtgctggtggtggtttaggtcaTTTAGCTGTTCAATAGTAAGTTCAAATCGAAGATATACCTCATTACTTTCATCACGCTAAcattttgtcttctttttAGCGCCAAAGCTGCTGGTCTTAAAGTAGTTGCCATTGATACCGGTGCCCACAAAGAAAAATTAGTCAAATCATTAGGTGCAGATGCCTGGGTTGATTTCAAaacatcaaaagatattgtTGCCGATATCAAAGCTGCCACTGATGGATTAGGTCCACACGCCGCTTTAGTTACTGCTTCTCACAAATCAGGTTACACACAAGCTATCGAATACCTCAGAGAAGGTGGTACTTTAGTATGTGTCGGTATGCCAGATGCTGAAATGGGTGCCAATCCATTCTGGACTgtattcaaatcaatcagaatTCAAGGTTCTTACGTTGGTACAAGACAAGATGCCGATGAAGCTCTTGCCCTTGCTGCTGCCGGTAAAGTCAAGGTTGTCTTTGAACAAAAAGAACTTAAAGACCTTAAAGAGTGAGTCGAGTCTTGATATAAATGTAAAGGGTCTACAGCTGACTTATCTGATCCCTTTTGTAGCGTTTACGAAGATATGGAAGCCGGTAAAATTGCTGGTAGAATCGTACTTGAAGTATCCAAACAATAAAGTGTTCGTCTATCAAAAATGAACGAAAGTTCAACAGTGACAAGGAGTAAATgattagatttagatgtaGCAGTAGTAGATGTGGATGTAGTTGTAAAGAAGACAAATAAGATGTTgttatttgatatttgagTATTGGTTTTTACGTAGTTAGCAATTATTTTGGGGATTTTTATATAGGAtcaaaaagataaaaaggatAAGAAGTACAATTAACGACATTATATGGATGAAAATtgaaaaacctaaaaataaGGGGTTTATGcattttgatatatctaaATTATCGTGAAAATCAGTTGAATCATAAACTCACTTATAGATGCAATGAAACCGCATGATCAGCCAAGTAAATATACTATATCTATCAACTTGAAACGGCTTTCAGAGTGATTATGAGCGAGAATGAGCGATGAAATGATTGTTTACTTGAAACGATTTCCACTGTTTGGccatgtatatatatatatatatatgcatttcTTGTCTTTTTTCTGTGAAAAACAACCTACATGGTTAAaatctacatatatatacgaGAAAGtaatttgaataataataatatgtAATCTACTCTAATGTGACCCCACCTTAATCCACCTTAATTTTACATCTTACATTCTTTCAATTGGAGTTAAACTTAATAATTTCATAGCATTAGCCAAAACGATTCTAGTTTGAATATAAAAGAATAATCTAGCTTTTGCAATTTCTTCTGAAGGAGCACCTGTAACTTTGATAGTTTCCCATGCTGTACCAACTAAATGTGATAATTTAAAACACCAAGTAACAATTTGTGAAggttcattttgatttaaagcATTTTTAATTACATTTGGATAAGTTGATAAATGATACATTATATCATTAACTTTTTGTTCATTCAAtaaagaaatatcaatttcatttattgaGGCTGGTGGTAAtatatttggattttttCTTTGAACTGAACATAATCGGACATGGGAATATTGTATAAATGGTCCGAAATCTCCTTCAAATGATGTACATCTTTGCATATCGAAATCGTAATCGTTTATTCTGAAAAAGTTTTTGGGACAAAAGATATGATCAGctcctttttttctttcttttaacATCAAACAAACCAATTCCACTCAATCCTCCTTTTCATCGTCAAAAGAGCTCGATAGCattaaactcacctctttccAGCcatatcttgaattttaACAGCAGTAGTACCGATTATAGCAGATGTACCTAATGGATCTTCAACTTGAGCATATTTAGCTTCATTAGATTTCATTTGTTCATGCATTGTTTCAgtagcttcttcaatcatatcttctAAGAAAACAACAGTTCCTTTTCTTGTTGACATTCCTCTAACTAAACCAAATGAAATATGTTGTAATTTATCTGCAAATTCTAATCCCATTAATTCTGCAGTTTTAaataattgattgaaatgtAATGATTGTGCAGCTTGAACAACGTAAATatgtttatcaaatttatatttttcatatttatcttttaatccacctaaatctCGAGTCAAGTAAATTGTTGTTCCATCTGGGGAAAAAAAGTATCAATTAGCTTTTCATATGAAACATATATAATTTTCAATCGATGGGATTAAACCTTGTAGCCTTCGAAACTCACCTGCTTTTCTAATAATAGCTTTATCCATCTTGTATTTTGTTAAATCGACCAATAATGCACCTCTATCTTCACATGTTAAACCTTTCTTTATTGCTTCTTGAGTTACCCATTCCATTGATTCTGTTGAAACCTGTGATTCACCCCAATACACATCAAAGTGGACATTCAATTTTTCGTATGTACCTTTGAGTTTCTCAATAGATAGATCTCTGAATCGAGCCCATTGAGCTATAGCTGTAGGTTCGCCTAAACACCACAACATGACACAATGTAAGTGAAATACTGGGAAGTCACGTTTCAACccaacttaccatcttccATAGCTTTGAACACTTTTTTAGCTTGGAaatgtatttgatcttcttcaggtatagtTTCACCTGCGtccaatctttctttttgttcagctttagcaTTGTTGATTCTAACGTAGACTTGGAAAAGGTGGTGAATAGGATCTTCAAGTAATTCTTGTTCGTTACCGTATTTATCGAAACCAATTGAAAGGAGACCTGCGAGGTATATGGTATTAGCAATTGGATCTTGTGTTTCCTTATCTCATCCAGCTGAAGCGGATTCTCTTGTGATCGAAATATCACTTCTTGGCAATCACTGGCAATTCTACTCATCCCTATATAGCTTATCTCGCATAAAGTAAGGGCTGAACTCATTTTTGCAGAGACCTCCTTAATGTACCTTCGAGCATTAACAAGGGTAAGAAGCAGTCAACTCACCATATTGTGTTCCCCAATCACCTAAATAATTCAATCTAGTAACTTTCCAACCATTCGCTTCATATAAATTACTTATAACTGTACCGATAATTGTTGATCTAAGATGTCCAGCATGGAAGGGTTTTGCGATGTTTggtgaagagaaatcaaTTAACATATgtttaccttgaccttcaTTTGTTGTGCCATAAGCTAAAGTATGATTTGTTGGATTTGCTATACATTCTTCATTTGTTAATGATATATGTCTGAGTAAGTGATAATTGAATGAATCTTTACTATAAAAGGCAAACACAAAATATTCAGTCTAAGTGTTAAAATATGTCATACTATTTATTGATGAATAGAACTCACTTTAATTGGAAGAATAAGAATTTGTTATCAGGTGTTGAACATGATGAAAGGTATGCGGAAGGTTTGAACTGTAAGATAGGTTAAAAATCATAATTAGTCCATTTATCTGAGAAACATAATTTTGCTTATTCCTCCACTCAGCAATTACAGAATAAAGGATAATGGGGGGAAAAAAAGAACGAGGTAAAAGCACTCACGTTATCAACGACTTTATCAGCCCAAACTTTTAAATCTGcaggtttaccttttttaaaTCTAACTATAGCTACAGAAAAATCTGTTCCTTTTTTATTCATTTCAACTGCAGGATaaatttttgaaattttttcatcaaattgttTTGAAACTAATTCAGCTACAGCTAATTTAAATCCATCTATAGGTGATCTTTTTGGATCACATCCTGGtatttcttcaccatctaaagaaattgaatgtAATTGATATTTCTCTGGAATAGCTGATTCTGGAGCTAAGTTTGCCATTTTGCGAATATGATTTTGGTAGTTCTGTTGTGGTCTTAGATTTcgaaaaggtgagtttagtTTGAGAGTAAAAGTGTAAGgacgatattgatgattcGATATTCGCCttaaagttgaagttgaaaccAATCTTCTACTTGATAATGTTAATGAGGGAGAAATAGAAGGAGCGGTACGTAGTAAGTTGATAGACCGCGTTTTGATTAATTGTCTTTCGACTGAAATCTTGTTCGAAACGAAGTTGCCTGCAATGAGACAAGTCAAGTcgaaagatgttttgaatATACGAGTAAAAAGATATAAACAAGCATCTACgcaaaaagttgaaaaacTCGGTATGGTACAAAGGAAAAATAAAAGGTCCCGAgttagataaaaaagataagTGGCAGATGGAGGTCACCGTGGGAATTCAAGTAATCGCTATTGATGGTATTTGCAGGTCAAGACGCACCACATGGCCTAGCAGAGCgaaatatgtatatatcagaTCTCGCAGAATGCATTTAATTATTATCAGGTAatataaaattgatatacaCAGGTATCATTTAAAGTATCTAAAGGGTATATAATTTCCACCTAAAAATCGCATTCACCATTCTACACTTCTGAGAAAAAACCCCATTTCTGTCCCTATTTCCAGAAATACTAATCTACCTTAAGCTATCTTCAGGCTGATATCCAGGTGGAGGGCTATGTGGTtttatattttgattattatgattCAAATCTTCGAATCTACCTGAATCATATGGGTTATAATTACCTTGTGTTGGAGCTGGACTTGCAGGTAAAGCAATTGAAGCTGCATTAGTGGGTGGAACAGGTAATCTTCTTAATACTCTTGATGAAGTATCACTCTCTGAAGTACTGTTCATTGTTTCTTCTGGATCTGTACTATTTCTTGGTTTTGTACCTCTTCTAaatgctgctgctgatattttaccaccactaccacccATTCCACTAGAAGAGGAAGGATTCGCTACTATGGGTGACGAAGCTATAGGATCTCTATCTAATGTTTCAGTAGGTGTATAAAATTCACTTCCTGCTGGTGTAAATGATGGTCTAGGCAGAGGTGGGATATCAAgtgttgttggtgaagtgACTACATCTTGATTGACAATAGGAGCGGGAGCTGTATTCGAAGCTGGAGCAGGTGTAGGAGGTTGAATTTCAAGAGGTTCGCCTAAAGGATTGGCTAATACTGCACCTGGTGGAAGGCCGTAACCCGCACTCGAGTGATTTGGCACAGGATTATCGTGTAATGAGACTGAGGTATAAGGTTCTGGTGTGGTACCTCTCTTGACATTCAATGGTTCCCAAGGACTCTTTAACGAATTATCAACATGTTGAACTTCACTTGAAACATGGGGATTAGGTAAACTGGTATCAGCTACTTGgtcttgttcttcttctttctcagCAGCCTCTTtccaagcttcttcttctttttccaactttttccatgcttcttcagcatccATAGCTTTTTGTTGTTCATATTCATAATCATGTTCACGTTGATCGTTTTCTACTGGTGGTGTATAAGGTTCGCCTGATGTCGATGGTCCACCAAGTGGTTCATCTGTACCGCCAACAATGGGAGGAATTTGAGGAGCAGAGTCGGCATGATGGTCGTCGTGGTTGAACATCACTTCGCCGGTTTCCCTTCTGTGTCCTCCAAATTCGCTATAAATATGTGATTGGGGTTGAGATGCATGATTTTGATCGTAAGGGTTATTCGTAATACCGCCATATGGATCGGCAGTATCTAAAGAAAActctcttccttttcctttttgttCTGGTGAAGCTACGTTGCCCGGATAATTGGCGAATTCTTCTGCTGCCGCTATATCAGTTGAATCTTGTCTTTCCCTCGGTATCGATGGGGCTCGTAAAGCTTGACcaaaaggtggattaggtagTCCTGGTGGTTTAGGAGCACTGTTTGCTGCGTGGAATTGAACGGTTGAGAGCTGTATAACGATCGGGTCAACAAAATTGATCGCAAAAAAGGTAGACTAAAAGCTTACACATCGGGTTGCCTCATTGACAGCATTATCAGTCTTTTCGTAACCTGTGTAAGGTGCTCTTCCATATCCAACGGGGGTTTCTTCCAAAGGTACCTCTTCTAACAGTAATTTACCCAATTCACCAATAATACACATCTTTTCACccaattcttctaaaccaCCAAATTTGAGTGAAAGagcttctttgatgattctgCGAAAGTCGAAGAGTCAGAACAAAATTCACATGAATTTTATAGATTAAATAGGTATCGCAAAGAATTACTAGAAATAGAAAGCGTAAAAGCCGGCAGAGAGGTAGAGAAGACCGAGAGTATGTTCGAAATAAGGAGtaaaggagaaagaaaggtAGAAAGAAACTCACTGTCTTTTGAAATCACCaattttagtttcttcaGTAACTATATCTTGATCCATATTTCTCATATCTAATCTCAATTTTTCCAATAATTCAGTTTGTTGAGGTAATTGTTTATTTTCTGGACCCATTTTTGCTAATTTCCTTTCTGCTTGATCTGCTTTATTACctgtatttcttcttcttgatcttaaATCCattaataattcttctctttctcttatTCTTTTTAAACAACTTCTCATATtactttgatgatttgaaaataCATTTAATGCTGTagttaattgatttaataaatttgatgattgtgttaaaatatcttgtaaatctgGTCCTTCTTGTACTCCATATGGTGGTAATGCACTAGAAGCTTTTTGTGTTTCTGACAGAAAAGAATATGTCTAGATTAGCTGATGATACACATGCAAAATTCGAAATGGATAATCTGTCTATCCTGCAACTAAAAATATCTCGCTTACCTGCAGCTAACTTCTCGGCTGTTTGCATAACACCTTTTTCCAGTGATATTATACTATGAATTCAAATAACTATTAGCGTTGATCCCATTTAGATATACTTGCCTCATTCCGTCACTGAAACAATGACTCACTCTTGTAAAGCTCTCATATCTTTGTTACCTAAGCCAGGTAAAATACTTTGATGTGCTAAAGTACCTTTTAACTTTTTACCTAACCCATCAAATCCTGCACCGTTTCCTCCATGACTCTCATCATCTGTATatccaccaccattattatttgtaGTACGGGTTGGTGAGTTGGGTTCAATAGCTCCAGATACTTTACGTCCAAAGTTTGATAAAGAGAATTTTCCTGATGTATTCCTCAATGTCATTTTGACCTTATCTCTACTTCCTAAGGACGTTTGATCAGATTGAGCAAAGATGGTCTCCAAGTATCCTGCTTCAGTGGCAAGATATTATGTATATTGGAAAGTTTGTAAGAGGTAATGACTATTCAACATCAGAGTTAACATTTATTATTGATTGTGACATTTGTGAACTGTAAACATGCACTTACCATGTGGAGGCTGTGTAACCAAAGCAGTTTAAcctttgttgatgatgatgatatcgtaCCAAAGCAACCGCTCTTGGCAGTTGGCCGAATTATTTACGTAAATGGCACAAACCAACCTGCTGTTTTTATCTCGGTGTTAGCCGGTTTTCATGGGCTGTGGCATTCTACCCTTCGAGAAGcgaaaagctaaagaaagagatgatatcATTTTACCGAACCGCATCTTCATGCATTGAAATATGATACCTTACAACATGAATTGCTATAAGTCAGTGTAGCTTGTCTATCAGACCTAATTCACAAAACATCATAATTTATATGCAATTCATTTTGGATGCGACACCAATTTCTACTTGTACATATAATAAGGAGCTACAGCGCTTACGACTGAAACAGCGCCAACGACATCACAAAGGACCCTCGCCCCTTTTTAGTCTTCCAATCACACACACAACTACCATCAGAACTCTCACTCGGCATCACTACAACGGAGAGGTGAGGAGATATTACCAGacaaaagaaatttataTGGTATGCCAATCGTATGCAGCTTCTATCATCGCTTTTGTCTCCCTTTGTTCTCTTATAGGTGATATGAAGGGGCTTCAGCAGCTTGTGTCTTGGTGAGAATATCGACAAATCTGTTTTTACTTCATATGCACTCCTGATACACTGATTCGAGATCacttcttcattatcacGAAGAAACCATAACCACTTGTAACTACCTGATATGATTTCAATTATATATCAGGCTACTTTACAGTTAACCACTTTCTTCGCCCGAAACAACAACAGCTCGCATTTCCTTACTCAAATCTCCAATTCTGGTAAGGTATCCTCTTTTGTAGCTTGCTTACGACCTAGACTGTTAATTACTGAAACTCCATCTGGCAACAAAAGGATTACATACTCGCccatcaacaacattatTCGGTGCCGCGGTGATaaccatcaaatacataattgataattgatgaGAGATCTTTTGGGGTTCGACACACACACACGGAgtgaaaaacaaaaaggtcAAACACTCAAACACACTAAAATCGCATCaaacatcaatcattaatCATAGTCATTCAATCAGTTAAGCGGGGCATCGCTTCGAAACGTGACAACAATAACCAGAAACGAAGAACCGAGCGGCGacatcaataaatcaatttttctaTACACCAGAGTATAAATTAGCAACATCAAGTCCAGGTGATTTGACAACCCTCAAActatctttagctttcacatatatatttatatcgCTTCTATCTACTATAACGCACAATCATCTTTCACATTCgtcatcaacttcaaccgTAAACGTATATTCAGCAACAAAGTAAGCGATATCTTGGGACAGATCAAGTCTATACTTCCATACATATCTTTGGAATTACAATAATGGTCAGTAACCAAATTTCAAGttcattctttttcatcCATTTAACCTTATCTCTCTTTTCAACCCTGATATACATACTACATACATGTCATAATAATATGAGACAAGAAAAGACTAACGTACGTTTTCTTAATCCTCCATCTGGTATCAACCTAATTTCTGAACATGAACATCCTGCAATCGAAAATCGACGTAAAATCAAACGACCTATATCGCCACCCCCATCCGGATGTAAAAAACGACCATATCATTCTTCACTTTTGTATAAACCtattgattctgataatacACATAATATTTTGTTTCCAACGCTAAATTGGAAcgattattatcaaattgatgatataccatttgataccaaatcaaaaacgaaaacaaaAACGATTATGCAATCCTACTCAAACGATGCCCAATCTCAAAcacaacctcaacctcaacct
This window encodes:
- a CDS encoding arginine-tRNA ligase, with product MANLAPESAIPEKYQLHSISLDGEEIPGCDPKRSPIDGFKLAVAELVSKQFDEKISKIYPAVEMNKKGTDFSVAIVRFKKGKPADLKVWADKVVDNFKPSAYLSSCSTPDNKFLFFQLNKDSFNYHLLRHISLTNEECIANPTNHTLAYGTTNEGQGKHMLIDFSSPNIAKPFHAGHLRSTIIGTVISNLYEANGWKVTRLNYLGDWGTQYGLLSIGFDKYGNEQELLEDPIHHLFQVYVRINNAKAEQKERLDAGETIPEEDQIHFQAKKVFKAMEDGEPTAIAQWARFRDLSIEKLKGTYEKLNVHFDVYWGESQVSTESMEWVTQEAIKKGLTCEDRGALLVDLTKYKMDKAIIRKADGTTIYLTRDLGGLKDKYEKYKFDKHIYVVQAAQSLHFNQLFKTAELMGLEFADKLQHISFGLVRGMSTRKGTVVFLEDMIEEATETMHEQMKSNEAKYAQVEDPLGTSAIIGTTAVKIQDMAGKRINDYDFDMQRCTSFEGDFGPFIQYSHVRLCSVQRKNPNILPPASINEIDISLLNEQKVNDIMYHLSTYPNVIKNALNQNEPSQIVTWCFKLSHLVGTAWETIKVTGAPSEEIAKARLFFYIQTRIVLANAMKLLSLTPIERM